In Methanobacteriales archaeon HGW-Methanobacteriales-1, the following are encoded in one genomic region:
- a CDS encoding transcriptional regulator produces MDTKKMAKIFKALSNPNRLELYLQIVKQQEASYETDCGCLISDITKSLNIGAPTISHHLKELSNAELIFTERKGKYLVAKVNEEMVNEVNELLKLHNNEY; encoded by the coding sequence ATGGATACTAAAAAAATGGCCAAAATATTCAAAGCCCTTTCCAATCCTAATCGCTTAGAATTATATCTACAAATTGTTAAACAGCAAGAAGCCAGTTATGAAACTGATTGCGGTTGTTTAATCAGTGATATAACTAAATCATTGAATATTGGAGCCCCTACCATTTCTCACCACCTTAAAGAATTATCAAATGCAGAATTAATCTTTACAGAGAGAAAAGGGAAATATTTAGTGGCTAAAGTGAATGAAGAAATGGTTAATGAAGTTAATGAACTTTTAAAGCTACATAATAATGAATATTAA
- a CDS encoding epoxyqueuosine reductase — protein sequence MNLYGKIKEIAENDGVEFVGVADLAPARHFIKEYARDLLDEYPKSITLGIRLLDDVVDQLSPEMDRPEAVNYLHAYEVTNQRLDIVSYKISNFLQKEGFRVLPIPASKRCDDERIAAVFSHKLAAHLAGIGWIGKSCLLINPEAGPRVRWITVLTNAPLEVTGSPMEDSCGECNKCVEVCPAKAFTGRTFHADEPREVRYDARKCEEYFKDLEKAGEMPVCGLCIHICPHGQK from the coding sequence ATGAACCTCTACGGCAAAATAAAAGAAATTGCAGAAAATGACGGTGTAGAATTTGTGGGAGTGGCCGATTTAGCTCCAGCCCGACATTTTATTAAGGAATATGCTCGGGATTTACTGGATGAATATCCCAAATCCATTACTTTAGGAATAAGACTATTAGATGATGTGGTAGACCAATTATCCCCTGAAATGGATAGGCCTGAAGCAGTGAATTACTTGCACGCCTATGAAGTTACTAATCAGCGCTTGGATATTGTTTCCTATAAAATAAGTAATTTCTTACAAAAAGAGGGTTTTAGAGTCCTACCCATACCTGCTTCCAAGCGCTGCGATGATGAGCGTATAGCAGCCGTTTTTTCTCATAAATTAGCCGCCCATCTGGCGGGTATCGGTTGGATTGGAAAAAGTTGTTTACTTATTAATCCTGAGGCGGGGCCCAGGGTGCGTTGGATTACTGTACTGACCAACGCCCCACTAGAAGTTACGGGTAGCCCTATGGAAGATTCCTGCGGAGAATGTAACAAATGTGTAGAAGTATGTCCAGCCAAAGCATTTACTGGAAGAACTTTTCACGCTGATGAACCGCGCGAAGTACGATACGACGCTCGAAAGTGTGAAGAATACTTTAAAGACTTAGAAAAAGCTGGTGAAATGCCTGTCTGTGGATTATGCATCCATATATGTCCCCACGGGCAAAAATAG
- a CDS encoding nitroreductase → MEVFEAISKRKSIRKYQNKEIEDEKLDKILESARIAPSAANRQEWKFIVVKNQETLDKLVEAANGQKFVGQAPVTIVACSTESERVMPCGQYAYTVDLSIAVSFMILEATELGLGTCWLGAYNEDAVKEILDIPEEIRTVAMFTLGYADNGSVNTPRKAIDEIVCYEKYE, encoded by the coding sequence ATGGAAGTTTTTGAAGCTATATCTAAAAGAAAAAGTATTAGAAAATACCAGAACAAGGAAATAGAAGATGAGAAACTCGATAAAATTTTAGAATCGGCCAGAATCGCACCTTCTGCAGCAAATAGGCAGGAATGGAAATTTATTGTGGTTAAAAATCAAGAAACCCTTGATAAACTGGTGGAAGCTGCTAATGGCCAAAAATTTGTAGGTCAAGCTCCAGTAACAATTGTGGCCTGTTCCACGGAATCAGAAAGAGTTATGCCTTGTGGTCAATACGCTTATACTGTGGACTTGTCAATTGCAGTATCTTTCATGATTTTAGAGGCCACTGAACTGGGTCTGGGTACTTGCTGGCTAGGGGCTTACAATGAAGATGCAGTTAAGGAAATTTTAGATATTCCCGAAGAAATAAGGACTGTGGCCATGTTTACTTTAGGATATGCAGATAATGGATCAGTAAATACTCCAAGAAAGGCCATCGATGAAATTGTTTGCTATGAAAAGTATGAATAA
- a CDS encoding bacitracin ABC transporter permease: MGLMVFVSKNPELVGNSAMVSAKASMFKDDWSSFFGLLIMIILTLGTIGFGTITAWIFGREYSDRVVQDLLALPVPRYSIVLSKFITIIAWSFLLSLILFVSGILTGFLVNIANWSIVIAYHYFIIFLITSFFTMLLCTPVALVASFARGYLAPLGFVIGTLIVTQIMFVGIPNITPYFPWAIPAIYSGISGAGAPNPDLISYMILISTTLLGLLGTVAWWQFADQN; this comes from the coding sequence ATGGGGTTGATGGTTTTTGTTTCCAAAAATCCTGAGCTTGTAGGTAATTCTGCCATGGTCAGTGCCAAAGCGTCCATGTTTAAAGATGACTGGTCTTCCTTTTTTGGTTTGCTGATTATGATTATATTAACTCTAGGGACCATTGGTTTTGGAACCATTACTGCATGGATTTTTGGTCGAGAATATTCTGATCGGGTGGTACAAGACCTCTTAGCATTACCAGTCCCCAGGTACAGCATAGTTTTATCAAAATTTATCACCATTATTGCATGGAGTTTTTTGCTATCCTTAATCCTCTTTGTTTCTGGAATTTTAACCGGATTTTTAGTGAATATTGCCAATTGGTCTATTGTAATAGCGTACCATTACTTTATTATTTTCCTAATAACTTCATTTTTTACCATGTTGCTTTGTACTCCAGTAGCCCTTGTAGCGAGTTTTGCCCGCGGATACTTGGCACCATTAGGTTTTGTAATTGGTACCTTGATTGTGACCCAAATAATGTTTGTGGGGATCCCCAATATCACTCCCTACTTCCCTTGGGCCATTCCAGCCATTTATAGTGGAATTTCAGGTGCTGGTGCTCCAAATCCTGATTTAATCAGTTATATGATCTTAATTTCAACTACTTTATTAGGTCTTTTAGGAACCGTAGCATGGTGGCAATTTGCAGATCAAAATTAA
- a CDS encoding N-acetyltransferase, which produces MSKKLEFKIISGNDLDLIKPLWTNLKNHHSNISSHFQEKYHAANFENRKEELLKKSSPDNMRVEVVSDCDKDCFVGYCISSISDEGKGEIDSIYLEKEYRKLGLGKEMVKRAMEWMESQDTDELKIVVAVGNEDLLPFYSSFNFFPRHLILEKKEKK; this is translated from the coding sequence ATGAGCAAAAAACTTGAATTTAAAATTATTAGTGGTAATGATTTAGATCTTATTAAGCCACTCTGGACGAATCTTAAAAATCATCATAGCAACATATCGTCTCATTTCCAGGAAAAATATCATGCCGCCAATTTTGAGAATAGAAAAGAGGAACTTTTAAAAAAATCATCCCCAGATAATATGAGAGTAGAAGTTGTATCTGATTGTGATAAAGACTGTTTTGTAGGTTATTGCATTAGTTCCATTAGTGATGAAGGTAAAGGAGAAATAGATTCTATTTATCTAGAAAAAGAGTACCGAAAGTTAGGTTTAGGTAAAGAAATGGTGAAAAGGGCCATGGAATGGATGGAAAGCCAGGATACTGACGAATTAAAAATCGTGGTGGCCGTGGGCAATGAAGATTTACTGCCATTTTATAGCAGTTTCAATTTCTTTCCCAGACATCTTATCCTGGAAAAGAAGGAAAAGAAATAG
- a CDS encoding 4Fe-4S ferredoxin: protein MEFENLARKTIETECEDYYFGIADLSNVEKSETQKYGSLLDAYPNAISIGLTIFPRISHVSHQSEYEKIYNDTKNVADGKIDIITARLSEMLQKNGYAAFSVPKIETNEKLFLYLHKLAARMAGLGRIEKNCTVKTLDGGRYVNWGTVLTNAPL, encoded by the coding sequence ATGGAATTTGAAAATTTGGCAAGAAAAACCATTGAAACTGAATGTGAAGACTATTATTTTGGTATTGCTGATTTATCCAATGTAGAAAAGTCTGAAACTCAAAAATATGGCTCTCTATTAGATGCATATCCTAATGCGATTTCTATAGGCCTAACCATATTCCCCAGGATTTCCCATGTATCACATCAGAGTGAATATGAAAAAATTTACAATGACACCAAAAACGTGGCCGATGGTAAGATAGATATTATAACTGCACGTTTGAGTGAAATGCTGCAGAAAAATGGCTATGCTGCTTTTTCAGTTCCTAAGATTGAAACTAATGAAAAACTATTCCTTTATTTACATAAACTAGCTGCTAGAATGGCAGGGTTAGGCCGAATTGAAAAGAATTGTACTGTCAAGACGCTAGATGGTGGTCGGTATGTTAATTGGGGCACGGTACTAACTAATGCTCCATTATAA
- a CDS encoding flavodoxin has product MKIGIIVYSKTENTYSVAQKLQKKFQESHEVEIESVVPAGEVPMKAKNVEFQSKPELESYDALIFGAPVHAFSLAPPMKSYLEQLDSLQDKKIACFVTKGLKFNWTGGNQAIGKMKKICESKGGKVVGTDIVVWNKSRDQKIDEMIRKFAVLF; this is encoded by the coding sequence ATGAAAATAGGAATTATTGTGTATTCTAAAACTGAAAATACGTATTCTGTAGCTCAAAAACTTCAAAAAAAGTTCCAGGAAAGTCACGAAGTAGAAATTGAAAGTGTGGTTCCGGCGGGTGAAGTTCCTATGAAAGCAAAAAATGTGGAGTTCCAAAGCAAACCAGAACTTGAATCATACGATGCCCTAATTTTTGGTGCCCCTGTACATGCATTTTCCCTGGCACCTCCTATGAAATCTTATCTGGAGCAACTTGACTCATTGCAAGATAAGAAAATTGCTTGTTTTGTTACTAAGGGCCTAAAATTTAATTGGACTGGTGGAAATCAGGCCATTGGGAAAATGAAAAAAATTTGCGAGTCCAAAGGTGGAAAAGTAGTTGGAACCGATATCGTGGTCTGGAATAAGAGTAGGGATCAAAAAATTGACGAGATGATTCGGAAATTCGCTGTTTTATTTTAA
- a CDS encoding N-acetyltransferase, with protein MIIKKLDLDVHDSKKVSELIYFTDAHTYDQILKNKSQAVNKIEKLVKAGNNSIGYENIFVVTGHDDEHVLGMLITSSSEESSSKQEIKAFLKVFSPLDVIRFTILGLIDARLLTDVGPQDFYLACVAVDEKARGQGIGTFILESAVEMSRDEGKEKAVLDVDFNNEGARRLYERFGFKISGQKTMRWFGGEKGMYNMEFLIK; from the coding sequence ATGATAATTAAAAAATTGGATTTGGATGTTCATGACTCTAAGAAGGTTTCAGAACTCATTTATTTTACTGATGCTCATACTTATGATCAGATTTTAAAAAATAAATCTCAGGCAGTAAATAAAATTGAAAAACTGGTAAAAGCTGGAAATAATAGTATTGGATATGAAAATATTTTTGTGGTCACGGGGCATGATGATGAACATGTTTTAGGAATGCTGATAACTTCTAGTAGTGAAGAAAGTAGTTCTAAACAGGAAATTAAAGCATTCTTAAAAGTTTTTTCACCTTTAGATGTAATAAGATTCACTATTTTAGGTTTAATTGATGCCAGGCTTTTAACAGATGTTGGACCTCAAGATTTTTATCTGGCATGTGTAGCTGTAGATGAAAAGGCCAGAGGCCAGGGGATCGGAACATTTATTTTAGAAAGTGCCGTGGAAATGTCCCGGGATGAAGGAAAAGAAAAGGCAGTATTAGATGTTGATTTTAATAATGAAGGGGCCCGGCGATTATATGAGCGATTTGGATTTAAAATCTCTGGCCAAAAAACCATGAGATGGTTTGGTGGGGAGAAGGGAATGTATAATATGGAGTTTTTAATTAAATAA
- a CDS encoding cation transporter, protein MVDNKPVLGYDKFLMMALHKGPLSLDELWEKSILFLSLIWYQQLPEKGQPLAERLLFTLSHMRSQLEDGITHEASQGTEEEMNKLIDDGWVKLNDENKYELTAEGLNKADEYVKSMKKEATTADKELKPSTTAKNTTFLDAFLAVLKLGSGLISGSMGLIADGTDATMDTVEAILVWLGIKYHRENLSTFLVIFGLFIAALSVLFDSVTHLLATLAGHAAPMTLPYLVIGVEGIAILAAVFLFYYQRYVGKVTNSLTLISQSVDSKNHIFIGTSVIIGAIFAIYGVYFVDAVIGLIVGANIFKDAVGLLREAISAQKGDEADYSQEYKLPLQECWEENQLVAFRNWILYTLWAKESKTRPDIVKSLERVFHPDNYIPVLSELKATCNGHYDFEDQFDDLIHPLKEHKLLIEEIEEEYYLTEDGEKHLKKFIQNFKYYDVHESDAILLAMAQDKKK, encoded by the coding sequence ATGGTTGATAATAAACCAGTTTTAGGTTACGATAAATTTTTGATGATGGCCCTTCATAAAGGCCCACTTAGTTTAGATGAATTATGGGAAAAATCCATATTATTTTTATCTCTGATTTGGTATCAGCAGTTACCTGAGAAAGGTCAACCATTGGCCGAAAGATTACTTTTCACGCTTTCCCACATGCGCTCTCAACTGGAAGATGGGATAACTCATGAAGCCAGTCAGGGAACTGAAGAAGAAATGAATAAGTTGATTGATGATGGATGGGTTAAGCTGAATGATGAAAATAAATATGAACTAACTGCTGAAGGTCTTAATAAAGCGGATGAATATGTAAAAAGTATGAAAAAAGAGGCAACTACTGCAGATAAAGAATTAAAACCTTCCACAACAGCCAAAAACACCACATTTTTAGATGCCTTCCTAGCGGTGCTTAAGCTAGGTAGTGGTTTAATAAGCGGCAGTATGGGTTTAATTGCTGATGGTACTGATGCTACTATGGACACCGTGGAGGCCATATTAGTTTGGCTGGGAATTAAATATCATCGAGAAAATCTAAGTACATTTCTGGTTATCTTTGGATTATTCATTGCTGCATTGAGTGTTTTATTCGATTCGGTCACTCATCTATTAGCCACCTTAGCTGGACATGCTGCACCTATGACCTTGCCTTATTTAGTTATAGGCGTTGAAGGAATAGCCATATTGGCCGCGGTATTTCTTTTTTATTACCAACGATATGTGGGAAAGGTCACCAACAGTTTAACCTTAATATCCCAGTCTGTAGATTCTAAAAACCATATATTTATAGGTACATCAGTTATTATAGGTGCCATTTTCGCCATATACGGTGTTTATTTCGTGGATGCAGTGATTGGATTAATTGTAGGAGCTAATATTTTTAAAGATGCTGTAGGTTTACTTAGAGAAGCTATTTCAGCCCAAAAAGGTGATGAAGCAGATTATTCACAGGAATATAAACTACCATTACAAGAATGTTGGGAAGAAAATCAACTGGTGGCCTTTAGAAACTGGATTTTATACACATTATGGGCCAAAGAATCCAAAACCAGACCAGACATTGTTAAATCATTAGAAAGAGTTTTCCACCCAGATAACTACATCCCAGTACTCAGCGAGCTTAAGGCCACCTGCAATGGACATTATGATTTTGAAGACCAATTTGACGATCTTATTCATCCTTTAAAAGAACATAAACTTTTAATTGAAGAAATTGAGGAAGAATATTATCTAACTGAAGACGGGGAGAAACATCTTAAAAAGTTCATCCAGAACTTCAAATACTATGATGTCCATGAATCAGATGCTATATTACTGGCAATGGCCCAGGATAAGAAGAAATGA
- a CDS encoding nitroreductase, whose translation MDKTNLYETIFKRKSIRKFDLTPLDESTLNEISDCLQTLEPLHENIKIEFKIISPDLVKRRMMKKAPHYIAVFSEVKEGYLSNVGFMLQQMDLFLSANGLGACWQGIPTLKKEALESSNLKFIILMPFGNPQETLHRTNISEFKRKPLKEISDIEGAEDILEAARIAPTATNAQSWFFTGDKNLIQAYYIEPGRVKGLLTKKYPPMDVGIGLYHLKLAGEHFGRAPEIIFDKNMAKNLKKEYNYVASLKLNE comes from the coding sequence ATGGATAAAACAAACCTTTATGAAACAATATTCAAAAGAAAGTCCATTAGAAAGTTTGATTTAACTCCCCTGGATGAAAGCACTTTAAATGAGATCTCAGATTGTCTTCAGACATTGGAACCCTTGCATGAGAACATTAAAATTGAATTTAAAATAATATCACCTGATTTAGTGAAAAGAAGGATGATGAAAAAAGCCCCTCATTACATAGCCGTATTTTCAGAGGTTAAAGAAGGTTATTTAAGCAATGTAGGGTTCATGCTGCAGCAGATGGACCTGTTCCTTTCGGCCAATGGATTAGGAGCATGTTGGCAGGGCATTCCCACTCTGAAAAAAGAGGCTTTAGAAAGTTCTAATCTAAAATTTATAATTTTAATGCCCTTTGGGAACCCCCAGGAAACATTGCACAGAACTAATATCTCTGAATTTAAAAGAAAACCACTAAAGGAAATAAGTGACATCGAAGGTGCTGAGGATATACTGGAAGCAGCTCGTATAGCTCCTACTGCAACTAATGCTCAGTCCTGGTTTTTTACTGGAGATAAAAACTTAATTCAGGCATATTATATTGAGCCAGGGCGTGTTAAAGGATTATTAACCAAAAAATATCCCCCTATGGATGTTGGGATTGGCCTTTATCATCTGAAACTGGCTGGCGAACATTTTGGCCGGGCCCCAGAAATTATATTTGATAAAAACATGGCTAAGAATCTTAAAAAAGAATATAACTATGTTGCCAGCTTGAAATTAAATGAGTAA
- a CDS encoding flavodoxin (An electron-transfer protein; flavodoxin binds one FMN molecule, which serves as a redox-active prosthetic group), translating to MKTAIIYKSIHHGNTKKIAEVMAKSLEADLIDLKDAHPDIIKEYDLIGFGSGIYYYRPHKKLRKFIEDLDNVENKKTFTFLTSGNGKPNKWLNEKLSKKGFEVLGDFECKGFDTYGPLKLVGGHNKGQPNEDDFKDAENFAKSLK from the coding sequence ATGAAAACTGCAATAATTTACAAGTCAATACATCATGGAAATACTAAAAAAATCGCTGAAGTAATGGCCAAATCTCTGGAAGCAGATTTAATAGATTTAAAAGATGCCCATCCAGATATCATAAAAGAATATGATTTAATTGGCTTTGGTTCAGGAATATATTATTATAGGCCCCACAAAAAGCTTAGAAAGTTTATTGAAGACCTAGACAATGTTGAAAACAAAAAAACATTTACATTCCTTACCAGCGGCAATGGGAAACCAAATAAATGGCTAAATGAAAAATTATCGAAAAAAGGTTTTGAAGTTCTGGGTGACTTTGAGTGCAAAGGATTTGACACCTATGGGCCTTTAAAATTAGTAGGTGGACATAATAAAGGTCAACCCAATGAAGATGATTTTAAAGATGCTGAAAACTTTGCTAAAAGTTTAAAATAA
- a CDS encoding class I SAM-dependent methyltransferase — protein sequence MNQQDRNLLRKKFDNAAQAYDKDRKAIIPNFDVYYGTLAQLADTDNNNPRILDLGAGTGLLTQLLWEKHPQAQFQLVDMAPEMLNIAKSRFSGQENFEYINEDYLKYDFDGLFDMIVSSLSIHHLNHSDIKSLYQKAYDHLNPGGLFLNADEVIAPNSYCEETYQKNWLEVIQQANLEEDDKAVILERMKFDNPATLEDNINWLKEAGFKYVDVYYKYYNFVVLYGRK from the coding sequence ATGAACCAACAAGACAGAAATCTACTAAGAAAAAAGTTCGATAATGCTGCCCAAGCATATGACAAAGATCGAAAAGCAATTATACCCAATTTTGACGTTTATTATGGAACTCTGGCCCAGTTGGCAGACACAGACAATAATAATCCTCGAATTTTAGATTTAGGGGCCGGTACTGGACTTTTAACTCAGCTTCTATGGGAAAAACATCCACAGGCCCAGTTTCAATTAGTGGACATGGCCCCTGAAATGTTAAATATTGCTAAAAGCCGATTTTCAGGGCAAGAAAACTTCGAATACATTAATGAAGATTATTTAAAGTATGATTTTGACGGCTTATTTGATATGATAGTCTCTTCACTCTCCATTCACCACCTAAATCACAGTGACATTAAATCACTTTATCAAAAAGCGTATGATCATTTAAATCCGGGTGGTTTATTCTTAAATGCTGATGAAGTAATCGCACCAAATTCTTACTGTGAAGAAACTTACCAAAAGAACTGGCTGGAAGTAATTCAGCAGGCCAATCTTGAAGAAGATGATAAAGCTGTTATTTTAGAGCGCATGAAGTTTGACAATCCTGCCACCCTGGAAGATAACATAAACTGGCTTAAGGAAGCCGGATTTAAATATGTGGATGTTTATTACAAATATTATAATTTTGTGGTTTTATACGGGCGAAAATAA
- a CDS encoding transcriptional regulator, whose protein sequence is MTNGEKNNVKNGNSAEKEHMCSVEAAINEIGGKWKPLVLYSLKDGKQRFSEINNKLPAITQRMLTKTLRELESDEIIHRKVYAEVPPRVEYRLTAKGDSVMPILDSLCQWGKDYCEYEDDIDD, encoded by the coding sequence ATGACAAATGGAGAAAAAAATAACGTTAAAAATGGAAATAGTGCTGAAAAAGAGCATATGTGTTCAGTAGAAGCTGCTATTAATGAAATAGGTGGCAAATGGAAACCATTAGTTTTATATTCTCTAAAAGATGGAAAACAACGATTCAGTGAAATCAACAATAAACTGCCAGCCATAACTCAAAGAATGCTCACTAAAACCCTGCGAGAGCTGGAAAGTGATGAAATAATACATCGGAAAGTTTATGCAGAAGTTCCTCCACGTGTAGAATATCGTTTAACTGCTAAGGGAGATTCAGTAATGCCCATATTAGATTCATTGTGCCAATGGGGAAAGGATTACTGCGAATATGAGGATGATATAGATGATTAA
- a CDS encoding N-acetyltransferase gives MSIKTAVKEHFHQSPIADHWAYFFPDESVNGIDRSIFTDNGLEIRKFNSCDLDNCAKLFKKVFSSAPWYDDWKSLEQARNYLGELIKNPAFEGFVACEGSSIVAVCLGHNRSWWAGQEFFVDEFFVENKMQGNGIGTKLLAEISNYLTCQNYVRLTLLTNKEIPAEAFYLKNGFYNNIERTVMVKEL, from the coding sequence ATGTCTATTAAAACAGCAGTTAAAGAACATTTCCACCAAAGCCCCATTGCTGATCACTGGGCCTATTTTTTCCCAGACGAAAGTGTAAATGGGATAGATAGGTCCATTTTCACGGATAATGGTCTGGAAATTAGAAAATTTAATTCATGTGATTTGGATAACTGCGCAAAACTGTTTAAAAAGGTATTTTCCTCTGCTCCATGGTATGACGACTGGAAATCTCTGGAACAGGCCCGGAATTATCTGGGCGAATTAATTAAAAATCCAGCTTTTGAAGGATTTGTGGCCTGTGAAGGTTCTTCTATTGTGGCCGTTTGTTTAGGACACAATAGGTCGTGGTGGGCTGGCCAGGAATTCTTTGTCGATGAGTTCTTTGTGGAAAATAAAATGCAAGGAAATGGAATAGGAACAAAACTGTTAGCTGAGATTTCTAATTATCTTACCTGTCAGAATTATGTTCGTTTGACCTTATTAACCAATAAAGAAATACCTGCCGAAGCATTTTATCTTAAAAATGGCTTTTATAATAATATTGAACGGACGGTAATGGTTAAAGAGCTTTAA
- a CDS encoding bacitracin ABC transporter ATP-binding protein encodes MKDEIIQTENLSKNYGSVKAVEGISLNVNKGEIYGFLGLNGAGKTTTIRMILGMVRPTTGSSYLNNEKVHSRSHNLWNNVGYLVEIPYSYPELTVRENLEITRRLRFLPNTNAVDSIIEKLKLGLYQDRKAKHLSLGNAQRLGLAKALIHNPEILILDEPTNGLDPAGIVEIRELLRDLAFNKGVTVFISSHILGEISKIATRIGIIHEGKLVQEMDARELHCFRKRSLLIDLENKNGAMSILTRKGYNATINEDGLIEITNENAIIHPEYVNSNLVDAGFPPSMLKVEEEELESYFLRIIGQIGVV; translated from the coding sequence ATTAAGGACGAGATTATTCAAACCGAAAATCTATCAAAAAACTATGGCTCTGTAAAAGCCGTAGAAGGAATATCCCTAAATGTTAATAAAGGAGAAATATATGGATTTTTAGGTTTGAATGGTGCCGGTAAGACCACAACCATCAGGATGATACTGGGTATGGTACGTCCCACAACTGGTTCATCATACTTAAATAATGAAAAAGTCCATTCCCGAAGCCATAATCTCTGGAATAATGTAGGTTATCTTGTTGAAATACCTTACTCCTACCCCGAACTTACTGTAAGAGAAAATCTGGAAATCACCCGCAGATTACGTTTTCTTCCCAACACAAATGCAGTAGATTCTATTATTGAAAAGCTTAAACTTGGTCTTTATCAAGATAGAAAGGCAAAACATCTTTCTTTAGGGAATGCTCAGCGATTAGGACTTGCAAAAGCCCTGATACACAATCCTGAAATTCTTATCCTGGATGAGCCTACCAATGGGCTAGATCCAGCAGGTATTGTTGAAATAAGAGAACTTTTACGTGACCTTGCCTTCAATAAAGGAGTTACTGTATTTATTTCCAGCCATATCCTTGGTGAAATCTCCAAGATCGCCACTCGCATTGGTATCATCCATGAAGGAAAACTTGTTCAAGAGATGGATGCTAGAGAATTGCATTGTTTCCGTAAGAGGAGTCTGTTAATTGATTTAGAGAACAAAAATGGAGCAATGTCAATTTTAACCAGAAAAGGTTATAATGCAACAATTAATGAAGACGGGTTGATTGAAATTACCAATGAAAATGCCATAATTCATCCAGAATATGTGAATTCAAATCTGGTAGATGCAGGTTTTCCACCCTCCATGTTAAAAGTTGAAGAAGAAGAACTTGAATCCTATTTCTTAAGAATTATTGGGCAAATAGGAGTTGTTTAA
- a CDS encoding DUF1211 domain-containing protein, translating to MYMSKNRIETLVDGIFAIAMTLLVLDLAVPDLNGPLSNLIIQNTLYDLLPSFISLVVSFVLLAMFWNIHHRIYSQIKSVNGTLLWINMIWLLFIVLVPFSASLNGDYSEYTISNVIFNINMIGIAVVLFLNVYIINRSDFLHENADMAQLKSSEKATILFIIIALMALILSFITPTWCNLVYLLIFPLEMLMDRQS from the coding sequence ATGTATATGAGTAAAAATCGTATTGAAACCTTGGTGGACGGAATATTCGCCATTGCCATGACTTTGCTGGTTTTAGATTTAGCGGTACCTGATCTAAATGGTCCCTTAAGTAATTTAATAATACAAAATACTCTTTATGACTTATTGCCTTCTTTTATCTCCTTGGTAGTAAGTTTCGTTTTACTGGCCATGTTCTGGAATATACATCATCGTATTTATAGCCAGATAAAATCAGTTAATGGTACTTTGTTGTGGATAAACATGATATGGCTTTTATTTATTGTGCTAGTTCCATTTTCAGCATCTTTAAATGGAGATTACAGTGAATACACCATTTCTAACGTTATTTTTAATATAAACATGATTGGAATAGCGGTAGTTCTTTTCTTGAATGTTTACATTATAAATCGTAGTGATTTTTTGCATGAAAATGCAGATATGGCCCAATTAAAGTCCAGTGAAAAAGCGACTATATTATTTATAATAATTGCCCTAATGGCGCTGATACTTTCGTTTATAACTCCAACTTGGTGTAATTTAGTTTACCTTCTAATTTTTCCTCTGGAGATGCTAATGGATAGACAATCTTAG